In Panicum virgatum strain AP13 chromosome 5K, P.virgatum_v5, whole genome shotgun sequence, the genomic window CCAGTACTTCCTTTAGAAATTTTGTGCCCATGCCGTGACCTAATTGTCTCGGTACATATCCAAACATGTTGACCTCATGTTTCTCTTTAGGCCTCGTGGCAACTTGTGGCCTGTGGCTAAAGGTGAAGTCAGACTGGTATGGTGGTATGTACCAGATCTTTTTCCTTGTATGCCCCCTTCCCTTGCGCTCAACTAGAAGCAAAACGAGGATAGGGAATTGGTAAATTGAGCACCACTGTTGTGATAAGGAAATCCTTTGACGAGAATCTGATGGCTTATGTTGACTGGTGCTGGTGGAATCAACTGTTCCAATAGCTGGGCGTGTCAAGTCCTTGTCTAAATAGATCGTATATGGAAGTATGGAACATCCCTTTTAGACGTTATTCTGCTTTCTGGCCTAGGACAAATAGGATAAGGTATGGGAAGGATATTTAGGGCCTCAAATTCCTCCCCTCTTGACGTGTATGCCTGTATGGGCCAAGGTCCATCATACAGTCTAGGTGCCCATATCTCGCAGTTATGCTGCTCGTTTCAGAGCATGGAACTAGACATGAGAAGTAGGATCCAATTCAGTAAATTATATTGGCATTGTGGCATGGTATGCATCCTGGTCGATGTTCATACTTGGATGCCATTTATTGAACACATCCTTGTGGTTGGGAAGCCTTAAATCCGTATGTAATATCCAGTAGCTTCCCTAACTTATATGGAATGTGATGAGTAGTGTAGTAATCAATTCATGAATATTTACTTAGTGTGGACTGTTTATGATGCAAGTGGTTCCTAACTCAGGTTTGTTTCATGTATGCAGGAATAAAACCAAGATAGTGGATGCTGGGGCACTTGAGCCCCTGCTTGGTTATTTGCAATCAAGTGATCTGAATTTGCAGGAGTATGCAACTGCTGCTCTTCTTACACTTTCGGCCTCATCCACCAATAAGCCTATCATAAGTGCTTCAGGAGCAATTCCTCTACTTGTGAAAGTCCTTAAAGAAGGGAATCCACAAGCCAAGAATGACGCTGTGATGGCTCTGTACAACCTCTCCACAATCACAGACAACCTTCAAGCCATCCTTGCTGTGCAACCAATTCCCCCTTTGATAGAGCTACTGAAGGGTAGCAAGAGGTCCTCCAAAACTGCCGACAAATGCTGTGCTCTTCTGGAGTCATTGCTTGCATTTGACCAATGTCGTGTGGCCTTGACATCTGAGGAAGGCGGAGTGCTGACCATTGTGGAGGTACTTGAGGAAGGCTCCCTTCAAGGCAGAGAGCATGCTGTCGGAGCGCTCCTAACAATGTGCGAGAGCGACCGCAGCAAATACAGAGACCTCATTCTAAATGAGGGGGTGATTCCTGGTCTTCTTGAGCTCACAGTACACGGCACACCCAAGTCTCGAATGAAAGCCCATGTTCTTCTTGACTTGCTGCGGAATTCCCCATATTCAAGATCAAGGCTGCAGCCAGACACGCTCGAGAACATAGTGACCAACATTGCCTCCCAAATAGATGGTGAAGACCGTGGTGGCAAGGCAAAGAAGATGCTTGCTGAGATGGTGAAGGTCAGCATGGAGCAGAGCCTGAGGCATTTGCAGCGCCGGGCTTCCTTCGCTTGAGAGGTGACAACCAACCTTTTTGTGCAATTGAAATAGAAGATAGCGCAAAATAATCAGATTGCTGGTGATGCTGGTCCAGGCCTTGATAGGA contains:
- the LOC120706216 gene encoding U-box domain-containing protein 4-like gives rise to the protein MESPEACSSGEASPVAAAAAERPSEAAALRALVDRVRAGEVDAAREVRRLTRASARHRRKLAAAVDPLVAMLRAPAPGAGEAALLALLNLAVRDERNKTKIVDAGALEPLLGYLQSSDLNLQEYATAALLTLSASSTNKPIISASGAIPLLVKVLKEGNPQAKNDAVMALYNLSTITDNLQAILAVQPIPPLIELLKGSKRSSKTADKCCALLESLLAFDQCRVALTSEEGGVLTIVEVLEEGSLQGREHAVGALLTMCESDRSKYRDLILNEGVIPGLLELTVHGTPKSRMKAHVLLDLLRNSPYSRSRLQPDTLENIVTNIASQIDGEDRGGKAKKMLAEMVKVSMEQSLRHLQRRASFA